In a genomic window of Piliocolobus tephrosceles isolate RC106 chromosome 1, ASM277652v3, whole genome shotgun sequence:
- the FAM163A gene encoding protein FAM163A yields the protein MTAGTVVITGGILATVILLCIIAVLCYCRLQYYCCKKSGTEDADEEEEREHDLPTHPRGPSCNACSSQALDGRGSLAPLTSEPCSQPCGVAASHCTTCSPYSSPFYIRTADMVPNGGGGERLSFAPTYYKEGGPPSLKLAAPQSYPVTWPGSGREAFTNPRAISTDV from the exons ATGACAGCGGGAACGGTTGTGATCACTGGCGGAATCCTAGCTACGGTGATCCTCCTCTGCATCATTGCCGTCCTGTGCTACTGCAGGCTCCAG TATTACTGCTGCAAGAAGAGCGGAACCGAGGATGCAGACGAGGAGGAGGAGCGGGAGCACGACCTTCCCACACATCCCAGAGGCCCCAGCTGCAATGCCTGCAGCTCCCAAGCCCTGGACGGCAGAGGCAGCCTGGCACCTCTCACCAGCGAGCCCTGCAGCCAGCCCTGCGGGGTGGCCGCGAGCCACTGCACTACCTGCTCCCCATACAGCTCCCCCTTTTACATACGGACGGCTGACATGGTGCCCAATGGGGGTGGAGGCGAGAGGCTCTCCTTTGCTCCCACATACTACAAAGAGGGGGGACCCCCATCCCTCAAATTGGCAGCACCCCAGAGTTATCCGGTGACCTGGCCAGGCTCTGGGCGTGAGGCCTTCACCAATCCAAGGGCTATTAGTACAGACGTGTAA